A part of Variovorax sp. HW608 genomic DNA contains:
- a CDS encoding IclR family transcriptional regulator — protein MSQDSPTLQRPARTGGSDRAGTQSLGRGIKLMRMIATRPGFGWRLSDLSAACQQDKATVHRMLACLVEERLVEQRTSDKHYVPGPLMYELGFALPERVQYQHCVESVVQGLARQMGGIGVMLLRSGNEYVCTIRAGTLPLTGMMVYAGTRRPLFTSVGGVAILQTLPPEEVREVLLDNVAQEIARRGTARLEALQKMRERSDRHGFGVNLGDVVPGVHAFAAPVRDGKGDAFAAVCLMGTGDLYGEERAGEIRGVLFAAADALAADAHKFNM, from the coding sequence ATGAGTCAAGATTCCCCAACGCTGCAACGCCCGGCGCGCACCGGCGGCTCTGACCGCGCAGGAACCCAGAGCCTGGGGCGTGGCATCAAGCTCATGCGAATGATCGCCACCCGCCCCGGCTTCGGGTGGCGCCTGTCGGATCTGTCCGCGGCTTGCCAGCAGGACAAGGCCACGGTGCATCGCATGCTCGCGTGCCTGGTGGAGGAGCGCCTCGTCGAACAGCGCACTTCGGACAAGCACTATGTCCCCGGCCCGCTCATGTACGAACTGGGCTTCGCGCTGCCCGAGCGCGTGCAGTACCAGCATTGCGTCGAGTCCGTCGTGCAGGGACTCGCCCGGCAAATGGGCGGCATCGGCGTGATGCTGCTGCGAAGCGGCAATGAATACGTTTGCACGATCCGCGCCGGAACGCTCCCGCTCACGGGAATGATGGTGTATGCGGGCACCCGCCGTCCGCTCTTCACGTCGGTGGGTGGCGTTGCGATTCTTCAGACGCTTCCGCCCGAAGAGGTTCGCGAGGTGCTGCTGGACAACGTCGCGCAGGAGATCGCGCGCCGGGGCACCGCGCGCCTCGAAGCGCTTCAGAAGATGCGGGAGCGGTCCGACCGGCATGGCTTCGGCGTCAACCTGGGCGATGTCGTGCCGGGTGTCCATGCCTTCGCGGCGCCGGTGCGCGACGGCAAGGGTGATGCGTTCGCAGCGGTTTGCCTGATGGGGACCGGCGATCTCTATGGCGAAGAGCGGGCGGGCGAGATTCGCGGCGTGTTGTTCGCTGCGGCGGATGCGCTGGCCGCCGACGCTCACAAGTTCAATATGTGA
- a CDS encoding FAD-binding oxidoreductase, translated as MQSTHETEPGPFPAALGAALRSILGDRGYLTDPADCAAYCQDWRGLYRGRSAAILRPANTAEVSASVGACHEHGIAIVPQGGNTRMLGGATPSEV; from the coding sequence ATGCAATCAACACACGAGACGGAACCGGGACCCTTTCCCGCAGCACTGGGTGCGGCGCTTCGATCGATCCTCGGCGACCGCGGCTACCTGACCGATCCGGCCGACTGCGCGGCTTACTGCCAGGACTGGCGCGGCCTCTACCGGGGCCGAAGCGCGGCGATCCTGAGACCCGCAAACACTGCGGAGGTCAGCGCGAGCGTCGGTGCATGCCATGAACACGGCATTGCCATCGTCCCGCAGGGCGGGAACACCCGAATGCTGGGCGGCGCGACGCCCTCCGAGGTCTGA
- the dctP gene encoding TRAP transporter substrate-binding protein DctP — MQILKRLKAYSRASTLIAAAAFISVSAVAAETWRAYTYNAVATVTAVKGLNAMLEAIKKETDGQLSVRLNLGGTLPISATNITQAVSDNVVQMGDDAFFVGSVPIGGVVRLPMLLRSRAEFDKAWDVEAPFLRAEYDKRNVVLLGRYIFPENVMWSKKKLTSLADVAGQKIRVVSPEQAEFIKLLGGIPVTLGTSEVAAAIDRGVIDGVLTATSGYGYVWRDLLKYSWRLNVSYVDSLILVNKGAWEKLPQDTRAKVQAIVDEHTRQTTAAMAAEDQELTRKLAADGMVITEPSAADLSEAEKRITPYWKEWGSKKPEADEALKKVRAATGR, encoded by the coding sequence ATGCAAATTCTCAAGCGCCTGAAGGCGTACTCCCGCGCATCGACGCTGATCGCAGCCGCCGCATTCATCTCGGTGTCTGCGGTTGCGGCGGAGACTTGGCGCGCGTATACCTACAACGCCGTCGCGACGGTGACGGCGGTCAAGGGCCTCAACGCCATGCTCGAGGCGATCAAGAAGGAGACCGACGGCCAGCTCAGCGTGCGCCTCAACCTCGGCGGGACGCTGCCCATTTCCGCAACCAACATCACGCAGGCAGTAAGCGACAACGTGGTCCAGATGGGCGATGACGCGTTCTTCGTGGGCAGCGTGCCGATCGGCGGCGTCGTGCGCCTGCCGATGTTGCTGCGCAGCCGCGCCGAATTCGACAAGGCGTGGGATGTCGAGGCGCCTTTCCTGCGCGCCGAGTACGACAAGCGCAACGTGGTGCTGCTGGGGCGCTACATCTTTCCCGAGAACGTGATGTGGTCCAAGAAGAAGCTCACTTCGCTGGCGGACGTGGCGGGGCAGAAGATCCGCGTCGTCTCGCCGGAGCAGGCCGAGTTCATCAAGCTGCTCGGCGGGATTCCCGTCACGCTCGGGACGTCGGAAGTCGCTGCGGCGATCGATCGCGGCGTCATCGATGGCGTGCTGACCGCGACCTCCGGCTACGGCTACGTCTGGCGCGACCTGCTCAAGTACAGCTGGCGACTTAACGTGAGCTACGTCGACTCGCTCATCCTCGTGAACAAAGGCGCTTGGGAGAAGCTGCCGCAAGACACGCGCGCCAAGGTGCAGGCCATCGTCGACGAGCACACGCGGCAGACGACCGCCGCCATGGCCGCGGAGGACCAGGAGCTGACCCGCAAGCTCGCGGCGGACGGCATGGTCATCACCGAACCGTCGGCCGCGGACCTCTCGGAAGCCGAGAAGCGAATCACCCCGTATTGGAAGGAGTGGGGCAGCAAGAAGCCGGAGGCGGACGAAGCGCTGAAGAAGGTCCGCGCCGCCACCGGCCGCTGA
- a CDS encoding SMP-30/gluconolactonase/LRE family protein, whose protein sequence is MFAPPERLKAEVFARIPEKFHAHGKSEWVRTQLHGAPAPVFIEGPSFDRDGNLWIVDIPWGRIFRIDPRGGVELVVQYDGEPNGLKFHPDGRAFIADYRRGIMVLDPRTGRFEPHLERARLEGFKGCNDLFFASNGDLYFTDQGQTGLHDPTGRLFRLRPSGQLDLVLAGIPSPNGLVMNLDETAVYLAVTRDNAIWRVPLMHDGTATKVGAYIRMSGGGGPDGIALDEAGGLAVCHVGFGAVWLFSPKGEPLLRIDAPDGGLYTTNCAYGGPDGRTLHMLESRSGTVFTARVPVAGRPMYSHAKV, encoded by the coding sequence ATGTTTGCACCTCCCGAGAGACTGAAGGCCGAGGTCTTCGCGCGCATCCCCGAGAAGTTCCACGCGCATGGAAAGAGCGAATGGGTGCGAACTCAGCTCCACGGCGCGCCGGCACCGGTCTTCATTGAAGGGCCCTCTTTCGATCGCGACGGCAACCTCTGGATCGTCGACATTCCGTGGGGGCGGATCTTCCGCATCGACCCGCGCGGCGGTGTCGAGCTCGTCGTGCAGTACGACGGCGAGCCCAACGGACTCAAGTTCCACCCTGACGGACGCGCCTTCATCGCCGACTACCGGCGGGGCATCATGGTGCTGGACCCGCGAACAGGGCGCTTCGAGCCGCATCTGGAGCGCGCGCGCCTGGAAGGCTTCAAGGGATGCAACGACCTGTTCTTTGCATCCAACGGCGATCTCTACTTCACGGACCAGGGACAGACAGGGCTCCACGACCCCACCGGCCGGCTGTTCCGGCTCAGGCCGTCGGGCCAGCTCGACCTGGTGCTTGCCGGCATCCCGAGTCCGAACGGACTCGTGATGAATCTCGATGAGACGGCGGTGTACCTCGCCGTGACGCGTGACAACGCGATCTGGCGCGTGCCGCTCATGCATGACGGCACGGCGACCAAGGTGGGTGCGTACATCCGCATGAGCGGCGGGGGCGGTCCGGACGGCATCGCGCTCGACGAAGCCGGCGGGCTGGCGGTGTGCCATGTCGGCTTCGGCGCCGTATGGCTCTTCAGCCCGAAGGGCGAGCCGCTCTTGCGCATCGATGCACCCGACGGCGGCCTCTATACGACGAACTGCGCCTATGGCGGGCCCGACGGCCGGACGCTGCACATGCTCGAATCGCGCAGCGGCACCGTGTTCACTGCGAGGGTGCCGGTTGCGGGACGCCCCATGTACTCGCATGCGAAAGTCTGA
- a CDS encoding TRAP transporter large permease, with protein sequence MGGDYQIVFIFILFIGLLGVGMSVPFAILLPGVLYLYLQGGVGALHGLGLASWGSMDSYTLTAIPLFVLMAEMLQTSGLGRRVYGGLSCLVRRVPGGLLQTNIAGCAMFAAMSGSSIATAASIGQVALPQLRSRNYDPRMASGTLAAGGTLGVLLPPSIAMIVYATFTETSVVKLFIAGVAPGLLLTLMFMVYIAIAALMRPEIAPPDRGELTLHMAMRAVGDILPFMALIVAVLGAIYAGIATPTEAAAAGCIFAVVLARLFGKLTWRDFVGCLKRSTLVVSNILFITYAAFIFAYAMSFAGVGEEITKFIIGLNLSKLEFFIALLVLFTALGAVVESLGMVVITVPLLYPMLASYGIDPVWFGIIVVLFIEMGQITPPIGINLFVIQSISRGKLSDVVLGTVPFHLLMFLLLLLLVIWPELALWLPGQITGK encoded by the coding sequence ATGGGCGGCGACTATCAGATCGTCTTCATCTTCATCCTGTTCATCGGGTTGCTCGGGGTGGGCATGTCCGTGCCCTTCGCCATCCTGCTGCCGGGCGTGCTCTACCTCTACCTGCAGGGCGGAGTGGGAGCGCTGCATGGGCTCGGGCTGGCGAGCTGGGGCAGCATGGACAGCTACACGCTGACCGCGATTCCGCTCTTCGTGCTGATGGCCGAGATGCTGCAGACCAGCGGCCTCGGCCGACGCGTCTATGGCGGGCTCTCGTGCCTGGTGCGCCGGGTGCCGGGCGGTCTGCTGCAGACCAACATCGCCGGCTGCGCGATGTTCGCGGCCATGAGCGGCTCGAGCATCGCCACGGCGGCATCGATTGGGCAGGTGGCGTTGCCGCAGCTTCGCTCGCGCAACTACGACCCACGGATGGCCAGTGGGACGCTCGCGGCGGGCGGCACGCTCGGCGTGCTGCTGCCGCCCTCGATCGCGATGATCGTCTACGCCACCTTCACGGAAACCTCGGTGGTCAAGCTCTTCATCGCCGGGGTCGCGCCGGGACTCCTGCTCACGCTCATGTTCATGGTCTATATTGCGATCGCAGCGCTCATGCGCCCGGAGATCGCCCCGCCTGATCGCGGCGAGCTCACGCTTCATATGGCGATGCGCGCCGTGGGAGACATCCTCCCTTTCATGGCGCTGATCGTGGCCGTGCTCGGCGCGATCTACGCCGGCATCGCGACGCCGACGGAGGCCGCCGCGGCGGGCTGCATCTTCGCGGTGGTCCTCGCCAGGCTCTTCGGGAAGCTGACGTGGCGCGACTTCGTGGGCTGCCTGAAGCGCTCCACGCTCGTGGTGAGCAACATCCTCTTCATCACCTATGCCGCATTCATATTCGCCTACGCGATGAGCTTCGCGGGCGTGGGCGAGGAGATCACGAAGTTCATCATCGGGCTGAACCTGAGCAAGCTCGAGTTCTTCATCGCGCTGCTGGTCCTTTTCACCGCGCTGGGCGCGGTGGTCGAGAGCCTCGGGATGGTCGTCATCACCGTTCCCTTGCTGTACCCGATGCTGGCGAGCTATGGCATCGATCCGGTGTGGTTCGGGATCATCGTGGTGCTCTTCATCGAGATGGGCCAGATCACGCCGCCGATCGGCATCAACCTGTTCGTGATCCAGAGCATCTCGCGCGGGAAGCTCTCGGACGTGGTCCTGGGCACCGTGCCCTTCCACCTGTTGATGTTCCTGCTCCTGCTGCTGCTCGTGATCTGGCCCGAGCTCGCCCTCTGGCTCCCCGGGCAGATCACTGGAAAGTGA
- a CDS encoding TRAP transporter small permease, whose translation MDAKFNPAVKTEVLAEVLELHSPDADEFCPHEDLPARLARWCVQAIVVALIAMMGIEMLVRSAFGWSIQVSNEIGGYALIAITFLSPASGLLLHAFHRVHFLDQRVGRVAQARLRLVFNFAAAVVTTVLLVEMVRFEWLTWNSGDVAATTLMTPLWIPRLAMPVGTALLLWALLRTLAGDWRRLRAASAARA comes from the coding sequence TTGGATGCGAAATTCAACCCTGCCGTGAAGACCGAGGTGCTGGCCGAGGTGCTGGAGCTGCACAGCCCCGATGCCGACGAGTTCTGTCCGCACGAAGACCTGCCCGCACGCCTCGCGCGCTGGTGCGTGCAGGCGATCGTCGTCGCGCTGATCGCCATGATGGGCATCGAGATGCTGGTGCGCTCGGCCTTCGGCTGGTCGATCCAGGTGAGCAACGAGATCGGCGGCTATGCGCTGATCGCGATCACCTTCCTGTCGCCCGCCTCGGGACTCCTGCTGCACGCTTTCCATCGTGTGCATTTCCTCGACCAGCGCGTCGGCCGTGTGGCACAGGCGCGTTTGCGCCTGGTCTTCAACTTCGCCGCGGCTGTGGTGACGACGGTCCTGCTGGTCGAGATGGTCCGCTTCGAATGGCTGACCTGGAATTCCGGCGATGTCGCCGCAACCACGCTGATGACGCCGCTGTGGATTCCGCGACTGGCAATGCCCGTGGGGACGGCGCTCCTGCTGTGGGCGCTCCTGAGGACGCTCGCCGGGGACTGGCGCCGCCTGCGCGCGGCCTCGGCGGCGCGCGCCTGA
- a CDS encoding IclR family transcriptional regulator, translating into MDIVELLEQPPDASGERPGTRSLGRLIKLMRMVAARPQFGWRLSDLAAASDLDRGTVHRMLAFLVEERLVEQRASDRHYLPGPLMFELGLALPDHMKFQRRAETLVHAFAGRMGGVGVLLLRSGNEYVCSVRAGTLPLSGSVLYPGTRRPLFTAAGGVAILQTLPPDEAKEVLLDNVAQEIARCGKGRLAALRKMRERSDRHGFGVNLGDVVPGVHAFGVPVLDRNGDAFASIGLLGTPEIYDRDSVPALRDELHETADVIASEARKLNL; encoded by the coding sequence ATGGACATCGTCGAACTTCTCGAACAGCCGCCGGACGCCAGCGGTGAGCGTCCCGGCACGCGGAGCCTGGGGCGGCTCATCAAGCTGATGCGCATGGTCGCGGCCCGGCCGCAGTTCGGATGGAGGCTGTCGGATCTTGCGGCGGCCTCCGATCTTGACCGGGGAACGGTGCATCGCATGCTGGCGTTCCTGGTGGAAGAGCGGTTGGTCGAACAACGCGCGAGCGATCGTCACTATCTGCCTGGGCCGCTGATGTTCGAACTGGGACTGGCGTTGCCGGATCACATGAAGTTCCAGCGCCGTGCGGAAACCCTGGTCCATGCGTTCGCCGGCCGCATGGGCGGCGTGGGTGTGTTGCTTTTGCGCAGCGGCAATGAGTATGTGTGCAGCGTGCGCGCGGGAACGCTCCCGCTCTCCGGATCGGTGCTGTACCCGGGCACGCGGCGTCCGCTCTTTACCGCGGCCGGGGGCGTGGCGATCCTGCAGACCCTGCCGCCGGACGAAGCGAAGGAAGTGTTGCTCGACAACGTGGCGCAGGAGATCGCGCGTTGTGGGAAGGGGCGGCTCGCGGCGCTGCGGAAGATGCGCGAGCGATCCGACCGACACGGATTCGGCGTCAATCTCGGCGATGTGGTGCCTGGCGTCCACGCGTTCGGTGTGCCGGTACTCGATCGGAACGGTGACGCCTTTGCCTCGATCGGCCTGCTCGGTACGCCTGAGATCTACGACCGGGATAGTGTTCCCGCGTTACGAGACGAACTGCATGAAACGGCCGACGTGATCGCTTCCGAAGCCCGAAAACTCAACCTCTGA
- a CDS encoding ketopantoate reductase family protein, which produces MTRVCFVGAGAVGGYLGAHMSKADVDVTLVDAWPEHVDAMRRKGLTVRGMNGAGSIETPVRALHVSDVPQLVREKPFDVAFIAVKSYDTEWATQLVLPYLSPTGCVVSLQNGINEETIASIAGWSRTLGCSVSALAAELVEPGLIVRNSPLGDEKKAGLRVGELHGQDTPRARLISGLLAHGDTCKVTSNLWGERWSKLTINAMRNGVCALTGMTGKQRDTNEVSRELTVRLGSSCIRVGRALGLALEPVGGLDLELLARADEDAAAHETITRMIMEVANSRSDAQRPSMGQDILKGRRTETEYINGLVARRGEEVGVDVRIHRRVNEVIKRIEKGELSPSPALLAEIVD; this is translated from the coding sequence ATGACGAGAGTGTGTTTCGTAGGCGCAGGCGCCGTCGGCGGCTATCTGGGCGCGCACATGTCGAAGGCGGATGTCGACGTGACGTTGGTGGATGCATGGCCGGAACACGTCGATGCCATGCGCAGGAAGGGACTGACGGTTCGAGGGATGAACGGCGCCGGGTCCATTGAGACCCCTGTCCGGGCGCTGCATGTGAGCGATGTCCCGCAACTGGTGCGCGAAAAGCCCTTCGATGTTGCGTTCATCGCGGTCAAGTCCTATGACACCGAATGGGCGACGCAGCTCGTCCTGCCGTATCTCTCGCCGACAGGGTGCGTGGTGTCGTTGCAGAACGGCATCAACGAGGAAACCATCGCGTCGATCGCCGGATGGTCCCGCACGCTTGGCTGTTCGGTCAGTGCCTTGGCTGCCGAACTCGTCGAGCCCGGCCTGATCGTCCGCAACTCGCCGTTGGGTGACGAGAAGAAGGCCGGACTGCGCGTGGGAGAGCTGCACGGCCAGGACACGCCGCGCGCACGTTTGATCTCCGGACTGCTTGCACATGGCGACACTTGCAAGGTGACGTCCAATCTATGGGGCGAGCGCTGGTCGAAACTCACGATCAATGCGATGCGAAACGGCGTCTGCGCACTGACGGGAATGACCGGCAAGCAGCGCGATACCAACGAGGTGTCGCGCGAACTGACGGTCCGGCTGGGGAGCTCCTGCATACGCGTCGGGCGCGCGCTCGGTCTTGCGCTGGAGCCGGTGGGCGGTCTGGACCTGGAGCTGCTGGCGCGCGCGGATGAGGATGCTGCTGCGCACGAGACCATCACGCGCATGATCATGGAGGTCGCGAATTCGCGCAGCGACGCCCAACGTCCGTCGATGGGGCAGGACATCCTCAAGGGGCGGCGCACCGAGACCGAATACATCAACGGATTGGTGGCGCGGCGAGGCGAGGAGGTCGGTGTCGACGTCCGGATCCACCGCCGGGTCAATGAGGTGATCAAGCGCATCGAAAAGGGCGAGCTGTCGCCGAGCCCCGCACTGCTCGCCGAGATCGTCGACTGA
- a CDS encoding nitroreductase, translating into MTNTTLSDSLRTILDMRFSCRGYLAREVPSETIEAIVAIAQRTPSWCNSQPWQVIVTAPAATDRLRAALQTAPLLADDEWEIAPPKEYVGVYRDRRRICGWQLYESVGVTPGDREASARQAAENFRLFGAPHVAVITTEPRLGTYGVLDCGAYVNNFMLAAASLGVAAIAQAALASKAQVLREALPIPSDRQVVCGISFGYADPSHRANAFRTERAQISDVLTLVGQ; encoded by the coding sequence ATGACGAACACAACTCTTTCCGACAGTCTACGCACCATTCTCGACATGCGATTCAGCTGTCGAGGGTACCTCGCAAGGGAGGTTCCATCCGAGACAATCGAAGCGATCGTTGCAATCGCTCAGCGCACGCCGTCCTGGTGCAATTCGCAGCCATGGCAGGTCATCGTCACGGCCCCTGCGGCGACAGACCGCCTACGAGCGGCCCTGCAGACAGCTCCGCTGCTCGCAGACGATGAATGGGAAATCGCACCTCCGAAAGAATATGTTGGCGTCTATCGCGATCGCCGGCGTATCTGCGGCTGGCAACTGTACGAAAGCGTTGGCGTCACGCCTGGGGATCGGGAGGCGTCAGCCCGACAAGCGGCAGAGAACTTCAGGCTGTTTGGAGCGCCGCACGTCGCGGTGATTACGACGGAGCCGCGTCTGGGTACATATGGGGTGCTCGATTGCGGCGCGTACGTCAACAATTTTATGTTGGCTGCGGCGAGCCTTGGAGTTGCAGCGATAGCGCAGGCGGCACTCGCCTCCAAGGCTCAGGTCTTGCGTGAGGCTTTGCCAATTCCTTCTGATCGGCAGGTCGTCTGCGGAATCTCCTTCGGATATGCCGATCCATCGCACCGTGCGAATGCGTTCCGAACTGAGCGTGCTCAGATCAGCGATGTCCTCACCCTTGTGGGGCAGTAA
- a CDS encoding amidohydrolase family protein, which produces MKLLESPGVAWKAPAAIVALPTLQREQHHRMNTSPEQSLPRGACDCHTHVFLDEREFPYWTPRRYTPPPASIEALVAFHDALGVERVVIVQPSVYGPDNSATLKALRVLGLERARGVAVIDDATSDATLRELSDAGVRGVRVNLEVDGERDPDRASAWLRSVVERVGPLGWHIQLFASLPLLGACSPLLGALSVPLVFDHYAGAHARLGAQQQGLPEVLALVECGKAYVKLSAPYRCSDAPGYTDLDALTRLFVERNPQRLLWGSDWPHPQPGVRATPEEVCPPFDVDTQSVLRNFTGWVGDAATLRMILVDNPARLYGFDA; this is translated from the coding sequence ATGAAACTTCTCGAATCGCCCGGTGTCGCGTGGAAAGCACCTGCGGCTATCGTCGCCCTGCCGACATTGCAGCGAGAGCAACACCACAGGATGAACACGAGCCCTGAACAGTCCCTGCCGCGCGGAGCGTGCGATTGCCATACGCATGTGTTCCTGGACGAGCGCGAGTTCCCGTACTGGACGCCACGGCGCTACACGCCGCCGCCGGCCTCGATCGAGGCGCTAGTCGCCTTTCATGACGCGCTGGGCGTCGAGCGCGTGGTCATCGTCCAGCCGAGTGTCTACGGACCGGACAACTCGGCGACCTTGAAGGCGTTGCGCGTGCTCGGGCTTGAGCGCGCAAGAGGCGTGGCGGTGATCGACGATGCCACCTCCGACGCGACGCTGCGCGAGCTGTCGGACGCCGGCGTCCGCGGCGTGCGGGTCAATCTGGAAGTCGACGGAGAACGCGATCCCGATCGCGCCTCGGCCTGGCTGCGCAGCGTCGTCGAACGAGTGGGGCCGCTCGGATGGCACATTCAGCTCTTCGCGAGCCTGCCGTTGCTCGGCGCCTGCAGTCCCTTACTCGGGGCCTTGTCCGTCCCGCTCGTGTTCGATCACTACGCGGGCGCGCATGCGCGGCTCGGTGCCCAACAGCAAGGGCTCCCTGAAGTCCTTGCACTGGTGGAATGCGGCAAGGCGTACGTGAAGCTGTCCGCGCCGTATCGCTGCTCGGACGCGCCGGGATACACGGACCTGGATGCGCTGACCCGGCTCTTCGTCGAGCGCAATCCGCAGCGGCTGCTCTGGGGCAGCGACTGGCCGCATCCGCAACCGGGCGTGAGGGCGACGCCCGAGGAGGTTTGCCCGCCGTTCGACGTCGACACGCAAAGCGTGCTTCGCAACTTCACGGGCTGGGTCGGCGACGCGGCGACGCTTCGGATGATCCTCGTCGACAACCCGGCCCGGCTCTACGGATTCGATGCGTAG